One Gossypium hirsutum isolate 1008001.06 chromosome A11, Gossypium_hirsutum_v2.1, whole genome shotgun sequence genomic window carries:
- the LOC107888339 gene encoding glutamate dehydrogenase 1 — MNALVATNRNFKLAARLLGLDSKLEKSLLIPFREIKVECTIPKDDGTLASFVGFRVQHDNARGPMKGGIRYHPEVEHNEVNALAQLMTWKTAVANIPYGGAKGGIGCDPRDLSISELERLTRVFTQKIHDLIGIHADVPAPDMGTGPQTMAWMLDEYSKFHGYSPAVVTGKPIDLGGSLGRDAATGRGVLFATEALLNEHGKAISGQKFVIQGFGNVGSWAARLIHEKGGMIVAVSDITGAIKNSKGIDIPRLLNHVKENKGVKGFEGADSLDPESILVEDCDILIPAALGGIINRENANEIKAKFIIEAANHPTDPEADEILSKKGVIILPDIYANSGGVTVSYFEWVQNIQGFLWDEEKVNNELKTYMTKAFKDVKKMCQVHNCDLRMGAFTLGVNRVARATVMRGWEA; from the exons ATGAATGCATTAGTAGCAACCAACAGAAACTTTAAGCTAGCAGCCAGGCTTCTTGGTTTGGACTCTAAGCTTGAAAAAAGTCTGCTCATCCCTTTCAGGGAAATCAAG GTTGAATGCACCATACCGAAAGACGACGGCACCTTGGCTTCTTTTGTTGGGTTCAGGGTTCAACATGACAATGCAAGAGGTCCCATGAAAGGAGGAATAAGATATCACCCTGAG GTTGAACATAATGAAGTGAATGCTTTAGCACAACTAATGACATGGAAGACTGCAGTTGCTAATATCCCATATGGTGGTGCTAAAGGTGGGATAGGATGTGATCCAAGAGACTTAAGCATATCTGAGTTAGAACGGCTTACTCGAGTTTTCACCCAGAAGATACATGACCTAATTGGTATCCACGCTGATGTTCCAGCCCCTGATATGGGTACAGGTCCACAG ACAATGGCATGGATGCTAGATGAATACTCCAAATTCCATGGCTATTCACCTGCTGTAGTGACTGGAAAACCGATT GATCTTGGAGGATCACTCGGCAGAGATGCAGCTACAGGAAGAGGAGTGCTCTTTGCCACAGAAGCCCTTCTTAATGAGCATGGAAAGGCCATCTCTGGGCAAAAATTTGTGATACAG GGTTTTGGAAATGTCGGTTCCTGGGCTGCTAGACTCATCCATGAAAAGGGTGGGATGATTGTTGCTGTAAGTGATATCACAGGAGCCATAAAGAACAGCAAAGGGATTGATATTCCCAGGCTACTCAACCATGTCAAAGAAAACAAGGGTGTCAAAGGATTTGAGGGCGCGGATTCGTTAGATCCGGAGTCAATTCTGGTCGAAGACTGTGACATACTCATCCCAGCCGCACTTGGTGGTATCATCAACAG GGAAAATGCAAATGAGATTAAAGCTAAGTTCATCATTGAAGCTGCTAATCATCCAACCGATCCCGAGGCTGACGAG ATCTTGTCGAAGAAAGGGGTCATTATCCTTCCCGACATATACGCCAACTCCGGTGGAGTGACGGTTAGTTACTTCGAGTGGGTGCAG AACATTCAAGGCTTCTTGTGGGATGAGGAAAAGGTGAACAATGAGCTAAAGACATACATGACCAAAGCATTCAAAGATGTTAAAAAAATGTGTCAGGTGCACAACTGCGACCTCCGTATGGGAGCCTTCACTCTCGGGGTTAACCGTGTTGCGCGAGCGACTGTTATGCGAGGTTGGGAAGCATAA
- the LOC107888330 gene encoding uncharacterized protein has product MCPMRFLLVFFSAILAGYFAWRTVRSSSDIDGQVSEDSEKIIVKDKQEFSFKRMVQNGFWVFVDMASGKYLWRNFKELKKDKKMKNS; this is encoded by the exons ATGTGTCCTATGAGGTTCTTGTTGGTGTTCTTCTCGGCCATTTTAGCAGGGTATTTCGCATGGAGGACGGTACGTTCATCATCTGATATCGACGGCCAAGTTTCTGAGGATTCCGAGAAGATTATTGTAAAAGATAAGCAAGAATTCAGTTTCAAAAGg ATGGTTCAGAATGGATTCTGGGTATTTGTGGATATGGCTAGTGGGAAGTATTTGTGGAGGAATTTCAAGGAACtgaagaaagataaaaaaatgaagaactcTTAA
- the LOC107888321 gene encoding uncharacterized protein has protein sequence MKRRRETMEVFTPKLMKLWKDWELRAMVVTSLLVQIILIVLGSQRKYIPKVKVRAIVWCSYLLADSVATIALGILTNNLGDIYDERGDVDLNTKLTAFWAPFLLLHLGGPDTITAYALEDNQLWLRHCFGLIIQTVVTGYIFLMAWSDSRLSLLSIPMIVVGSIKYGERTWTLWKASSDELRDSMLTSPDPGPNYSKLMNEYRLKQAEGFFMEIEEVKDVQEELDVAAPQGTTPDDQNIVKAHALFQTFKCLFADLILSFKDREKSQSLFQKMSGKDAFDVVAIELGFMYDKLYTKAVVIYTPMGLIRRITTFCLTFLVLLVFSFEDMKKYKKVDIFITFLLLVVAVFLEIYAALVLLFSDQTNHWLIKHNKTSCLKLIHSLQPVRKRWSSRVPQSSLLGSFLKEKSYFRLLKRVVEKWPPETYAEVDDDLKNLIFKHVKEKFNQFKEKQDDGNFRDLCSQRGTNVLQMYKRQTRLSLEWSINVEFDQSILIWHIATELCYFSEVALSTITSEIQSSREVSYCISNYMFCLLATFPFLLPIGIGLIRFRDTQAEAKRFFKERLTLSRTKAKHRITCNKMFLQSIDSELEMQEEESNTSTCWKSLDQAMTFLEEPTMYQMTAICKMLLRENIDVLPGKVKGDSSKSVLFDACRLASALNGVTNKKVRWDMIRDIWLEMLTYAASHSRGSQHCQQLRRGGELLTHVWLLMAHFGMSEQFQISKGYARALLTAK, from the coding sequence ATGAAGAGGAGGAGGGAGACAATGGAAGTTTTTACCCCAAAGCTAATGAAGTTATGGAAAGACTGGGAGCTTCGAGCAATGGTTGTAACGAGCCTTCTTGTCCAAATAATTCTCATCGTATTAGGCAGCCAAAGGAAATACATTCCTAAAGTAAAGGTTAGAGCCATTGTTTGGTGTTCCTACTTGCTGGCTGACTCTGTTGCAACCATTGCACTTGGCATACTAACAAATAACCTGGGAGATATATATGATGAAAGAGGTGATGTTGACTTAAACACTAAACTTACAGCATTTTGGGCGCCTTTTTTGCTGCTGCACTTGGGTGGCCCCGATACCATTACAGCTTATGCTTTGGAAGACAATCAGTTGTGGCTAAGGCACTGTTTTGGACTGATAATACAGACAGTTGTGACTGGATACATCTTCTTGATGGCCTGGTCAGATAGCCGTCTTTCGTTGCTAAGCATTCCGATGATTGTGGTGGGATCAATTAAGTATGGAGAGAGGACTTGGACTCTTTGGAAAGCAAGCAGTGATGAACTTCGAGACTCAATGCTGACTTCTCCAGATCCTGGTCCAAACTATTCCAAGTTGATGAATGAATACAGGCTGAAACAAGCTGAAGGTTTCTTTATGGAAATTGAAGAGGTTAAGGATGTTCAGGAAGAATTGGACGTAGCTGCCCCTCAAGGAACCACTCCTGATGACCAAAATATAGTCAAAGCTCATGCCTTGTTTCAAACATTCAAGTGCCTGTTTGCAGATCTCATTCTAAGCTTCAAAGACAGGGAGAAGAGCCAATCTTTGTTCCAGAAAATGTCTGGTAAAGATGCTTTTGATGTGGTCGCTATTGaactagggttcatgtatgacaAGCTATACACAAAAGCAGTTGTCATTTATACTCCTATGGGTTTGATTCGCCGCATCACTACTTTCTGTCTCACTTTCCTGGTGTTGCTGGTTTTCTCTTTTGAGGACATGAAGAAGTATAAAAAGGTAGACATATTCATAACTTTTCTTCTCCTTGTTGTAGCTGTTTTTCTGGAGATATATGCAGCACTGGTACTACTTTTCTCAGACCAAACCAATCATTGGTTGATCAAGCACAACAAAACATCATGTCTCAAACTCATCCATTCTTTACAACCAGTAAGGAAAAGGTGGTCGAGTCGGGTGCCACAGTCAAGTCTACTTGGAAGTTTCCTCAAGGAAAAGTCTTACTTCAGACTCCTGAAAAGGGTAGTGGAGAAATGGCCACCTGAAACTTATGCAGAAGTTGATGATGATCTCAAAAACCTGATTTTCAAGCATGTCAAAGAGAAATTTAATCAGTTTAAGGAGAAACAAGATGATGGCAATTTCAGGGATTTGTGCAGCCAAAGGGGAACCAACGTACTTCAAATGTATAAGCGGCAAACTCGCCTTAGCCTTGAGTGGAGTATTAATGTCGAATTTGATCAGAGTATCCTTATTTGGCACATTGCCACAGAGCTCTGCTACTTCTCGGAGGTAGCACTGAGTACCATAACAAGCGAAATTCAATCATCCCGTGAAGTGAGCTATTGCATCTCAAATTATATGTTCTGTCTACTGGCCACTTTTCCTTTCCTGTTGCCAATTGGGATTGGACTTATCAGGTTCCGGGACACTCAGGCTGAGGCCAAGAGGTTCTTCAAAGAAAGATTAACCCTTTCAAGAACAAAGGCAAAACACAGGATTACATGTAACAAAATGTTTCTTCAATCCATTGACAGCGAGTTAGAAATGCAAGAAGAGGAAAGCAACACAAGTACGTGTTGGAAGTCATTGGATCAAGCCATGACGTTCTTGGAAGAACCAACAATGTACCAAATGACTGCAATTTGCAAAATGTTGCTTCGAGAAAACATCGATGTTCTGCCTGGGAAAGTGAAGGGGGATAGCAGCAAGTCTGTGTTGTTCGATGCATGCCGGCTAGCATCAGCACTAAACGGAGTCACCAACAAGAAAGTTAGGTGGGATATGATTAGAGATATCTGGTTGGAGATGTTAACCTATGCTGCTAGTCACAGCAGGGGGAGTCAGCATTGCCAACAGCTGAGACGAGGTGGTGAGCTTCTCACTCATGTTTGGCTTCTCATGGCACATTTTGGCATGAGTGAGCAgttccaaatatctaaaggttatGCAAGAGCTTTGCTGACGGCAAAATAA
- the LOC107955876 gene encoding uncharacterized protein produces the protein MEKQEVEQLDAPIILAVKGQTRNTVAYKLAKHLKYPLIDQDEITPFLQNSKHLNNISFEISLSIASIQLKELKLSVIISTPLSQKTQLDNLKKQAKSAGALLVIIQCLPKDGSNDFNIEGVPRLIVDPRKQTFVAEEFVSDELDKVRKRSYRHLHPLIFKNKLIPESEVKCSRCQETIPGPYYQCFLGCDEYIFHKACGELPGDLEQVGENCPKYLRVTEPEYLFPENLRSNCKICKYKGTEFSDGCHDCLFQTNMKGGFLPIIVNHESHAHPLNLLMMPLSYNYEFRCSGCGDFGHSISYRCYDCNFNLHVSCILLPRTVSYNYDKHPLRLTYDSLEQSYLEKSYCEACKEERNPEHWFYYCPACESSTHLNCVTNQSTRS, from the coding sequence atggaaaaacaaGAGGTTGAACAACTGGATGCCCCAATAATCCTAGCAGTGAAAGGCCAGACAAGGAACACGGTAGCCTACAAGCTTGCCAAACACCTGAAATACCCTCTCATTGACCAAGATGAAATCACCCCATTTCTCCAAAACTCTAAACATCTCAACAACATATCCTTCGAGATTTCTCTTTCAATTGCTTCAATCCAACTAAAAGAGTTGAAGCTCAGTGTGATCATCAGCACACCACTCTCTCAAAAAACACAATTGGATAATTTAAAGAAACAGGCCAAGTCTGCAGGTGCCCTTCTGGTGATAATTCAGTGCCTGCCAAAAGATGGAAGCAATGATTTCAACATTGAAGGAGTTCCAAGGCTCATTGTTGACCCCAGAAAGCAAACCTTTGTTGCTGAAGAATTTGTTTCAGATGAGTTGGATAAGGTCAGAAAAAGATCTTACAGGCACTTACATCCCTTAATCTTCAAAAATAAGCTAATTCCTGAATCTGAAGTGAAGTGCAGTCGCTGTCAGGAAACCATTCCAGGTCCGTACTATCAATGTTTTCTTGGATGTGATGAATACATATTCCATAAAGCCTGTGGAGAGCTTCCTGGTGACTTAGAACAAGTCGGGGAAAACTGCCCTAAATATCTAAGGGTAACTGAACCTGAATATCTGTTCCCAGAAAATCTGAGAAGTAACtgcaaaatatgtaaatataaaggCACAGAGTTCTCGGATGGTTGTCATGATTGCCTGTTTCAAACCAACATGAAAGGTGGATTCTTACCAATCATTGTTAACCATGAATCTCATGCACATCCCCTCAATCTTCTAATGATGCCATTGTCTTACAATTATGAGTTTAGATGTTCTGGATGTGGTGATTTTGGCCATTCTATTAGTTACAGATGCTATGATTGCAACTTTAATTTGCATGTCAGCTGCATTTTGCTGCCACGAACTGTTTCGTACAACTACGATAAGCATCCCCTCAGGCTTACCTATGATTCCCTTGAACAAAGTTATTTGGAGAAAAGCTATTGTGAAGCCTGTAAGGAGGAAAGAAATCCAGAGCACTGGTTTTACTACTGTCCAGCATGTGAATCCTCGACTCACTTGAATTGTGTCACAAATCAGTCAACCAGGTCCTAA